Proteins encoded within one genomic window of Amycolatopsis nigrescens CSC17Ta-90:
- the recG gene encoding ATP-dependent DNA helicase RecG: MTVLRDELPLLLGAKMAKALAEGLNIHTVADLLRHYPRRYAERGELTDIAGLELGEHVTVLAKIESVNRRRMKSKYGTILELVLTDGKRSLSCAFFNQAWREKELQVGKTGLFAGKVNAFRNKLQLANPEYELLDATSGASTMDDFLGEIIPVYPAVQGVNSWSIARCVRQVLDTLEREEDPMPAELLTQYGLADLFDALHAIHRPASWGHLDEARKRLKWDEAMAVQLIFAQRRFSAVSRPARACPPNGGGLLDAFDAKLPFELTAGQREVGAKIAEELSVEHPMNRLLQGEVGSGKTIVALRAMLQVVDSGRQAAMLAPTEVLAAQHARSLREMLGELAMAGELGGAEIATKLTLLTGSMGAKERKQALLDTASGAAGIVVGTHALIQETVSFADLGFVVVDEQHRFGVEQRDALRSRGADFTSPHVLVMTATPIPRTVAMTVYGDLEISSLREMPVGRSPISTTVVPVAEKPAWLDRVWGRVAEEVGKGHQAYVVCPRIGDEPPSDKGGGDKRPALAVLDVAPELEGGPLAGLRIGVLHGRMPSDDKDKVMRAFAAGKLDVLVATTVIEVGVNVPNATAMVIMDADRFGVSQLHQLRGRVGRGSVAGLCLLVTEALDGTATRERLGAVESTTDGFELSRLDLELRREGDILGAAQSGKRSTLKLLSLLRDEDVIAEARDKAQRIVAEDPALGSHLGLAHLVADVVDADRAEYLEKT, encoded by the coding sequence ATGACTGTGCTGAGGGACGAGCTGCCCCTGCTGCTCGGCGCGAAGATGGCCAAGGCGCTGGCCGAAGGGCTGAACATCCACACCGTGGCCGATCTGCTGCGGCACTACCCGCGCCGGTACGCCGAGCGCGGCGAGCTGACCGACATCGCCGGGTTGGAGCTCGGTGAGCACGTCACCGTGCTGGCCAAGATCGAGTCGGTGAACAGGCGCCGGATGAAGAGCAAGTACGGCACCATCCTGGAGCTGGTGCTCACCGACGGCAAGCGCAGCCTGTCCTGCGCGTTCTTCAACCAGGCGTGGCGCGAGAAGGAGCTGCAGGTCGGCAAGACCGGCCTGTTCGCCGGCAAGGTGAACGCGTTCCGGAACAAGCTGCAGCTGGCCAACCCGGAGTACGAGCTGCTGGACGCCACCTCCGGTGCGTCCACAATGGACGATTTCCTCGGCGAGATCATCCCGGTCTATCCCGCCGTGCAGGGGGTGAACTCCTGGAGCATCGCCAGGTGCGTGCGGCAGGTGCTGGACACCCTGGAGCGCGAAGAGGACCCGATGCCGGCCGAACTGCTCACGCAGTACGGGCTGGCCGACCTGTTCGACGCGCTGCACGCCATCCACCGCCCGGCCAGCTGGGGGCATCTGGACGAGGCCCGCAAGCGGCTGAAGTGGGACGAAGCGATGGCCGTGCAGCTGATCTTCGCGCAGCGGCGGTTCTCCGCGGTGTCCCGACCGGCCAGGGCCTGCCCGCCCAACGGAGGCGGCCTGCTCGACGCGTTCGACGCGAAGCTGCCCTTCGAGCTGACCGCCGGTCAGCGTGAGGTCGGCGCGAAGATCGCCGAAGAGCTGTCCGTCGAGCATCCGATGAACCGGCTGCTCCAGGGCGAGGTCGGCAGCGGCAAGACGATCGTGGCCCTGCGCGCGATGCTGCAGGTGGTGGACTCCGGGCGGCAGGCCGCGATGCTCGCGCCCACCGAGGTGCTCGCCGCGCAGCACGCCCGGTCCCTGCGGGAGATGCTCGGCGAACTGGCCATGGCCGGTGAGCTTGGCGGCGCCGAGATCGCCACCAAGCTCACCCTGCTGACCGGTTCGATGGGCGCGAAGGAACGCAAGCAGGCGCTGCTGGACACCGCCAGTGGCGCGGCCGGCATCGTGGTCGGCACGCACGCGCTGATCCAGGAAACGGTTTCCTTCGCCGATCTCGGCTTCGTGGTGGTGGACGAGCAGCACCGGTTCGGCGTCGAGCAGCGGGACGCGCTGCGCTCGCGGGGCGCGGACTTCACCAGCCCGCACGTGCTGGTGATGACCGCTACCCCGATCCCGCGCACGGTGGCCATGACCGTGTACGGCGACCTGGAGATCTCGTCGCTGCGCGAGATGCCGGTCGGCCGTTCGCCGATCTCCACCACCGTCGTGCCGGTGGCGGAGAAGCCGGCCTGGCTGGACCGCGTCTGGGGCAGGGTCGCGGAGGAGGTCGGCAAGGGGCACCAGGCCTACGTGGTCTGCCCGCGGATCGGTGACGAACCGCCGTCGGACAAGGGCGGCGGCGACAAGCGGCCCGCGCTGGCCGTGCTCGACGTGGCGCCGGAGCTGGAGGGCGGGCCGCTGGCCGGGCTGCGGATCGGCGTGCTGCACGGCCGGATGCCCAGTGACGACAAGGACAAGGTGATGCGGGCCTTCGCGGCCGGCAAGCTGGACGTGCTGGTGGCCACCACGGTGATCGAGGTCGGCGTGAACGTGCCGAACGCGACCGCGATGGTGATCATGGACGCGGACCGGTTCGGGGTCAGCCAGCTGCACCAGCTGCGCGGCCGGGTCGGGCGTGGTTCGGTGGCCGGGCTGTGCCTGCTCGTCACCGAGGCGCTGGACGGGACCGCGACCAGGGAGCGGCTCGGTGCCGTGGAGTCCACAACGGACGGTTTCGAGCTGTCCCGGCTGGACCTGGAGCTGCGCCGGGAGGGCGACATCCTCGGTGCCGCCCAGTCCGGGAAGCGGTCCACGCTGAAGCTGCTTTCCCTGCTCCGGGACGAGGACGTGATCGCGGAGGCCAGGGACAAGGCGCAGCGGATCGTGGCCGAGGACCCGGCGCTGGGCAGTCACCTCGGCCTGGCGCACCTGGTCGCCGACGTGGTCGATGCCGATCGCGCCGAATACCTCGAAAAGACCTGA
- a CDS encoding DAK2 domain-containing protein: MLDAAAVAAWASACVHSLDVLRPAINGINVYPVADSDTGSNLLHTMTGARDALARENTESAVDGAGRALGVLAKGAVLAARGNSGVILSQVLRGLAESVDGAERVGGAELAAALVRADRTATEAVARPVAGTMLSVLHAVAGAVGDHDGSPEDVATEAAAAASAALEQTPRQLPVLASAGVVDAGGRGLVAVLDALAGVLNGTTTEPSHSCEAVAGATAEAEPEPYAWEVMYLLEQVDEPALPVLRRALSGLGDSVTVAGDGAGGHLVHVHCADIGAAIEAGLDAGRPRGIRVEPLFTPPPAAAAAGVDRSVAAMVHGAQLAELLRAEGVAVLEVPDGTAPSIEEMLGLITEVPGGHVTVLPGDVELTAAADAAAGHAMTGDRDVVVIPCTSPVQVLAALAVHDAGRRANDDVVAMAEAAAATRRGELRVAVEESITWVGRVYTGDAIGFVDGEVVAIEPAEPDLVAAAMDVLNRMLALGGELVTVLTGAGAPAGIEDELAERLHAEHPEIELVSYPSGQNGVVLLIGVE; this comes from the coding sequence GTGCTGGACGCGGCAGCGGTGGCGGCGTGGGCTTCGGCCTGCGTGCACAGCCTGGACGTGCTGCGTCCGGCGATCAACGGGATCAACGTGTACCCGGTGGCCGACTCGGACACCGGCTCCAACCTGCTGCACACCATGACCGGTGCGCGGGACGCGCTGGCTAGGGAAAACACCGAGAGTGCGGTGGACGGGGCAGGGCGGGCGCTGGGCGTGCTGGCCAAGGGCGCGGTGCTGGCCGCCAGGGGCAACTCCGGCGTGATCCTTTCGCAGGTGCTGCGCGGGCTGGCCGAGTCGGTGGACGGCGCGGAGCGGGTCGGCGGCGCCGAACTGGCCGCCGCGCTGGTGCGCGCCGACCGGACGGCCACCGAGGCGGTGGCCAGGCCGGTGGCGGGCACCATGCTCAGCGTGTTGCACGCGGTGGCCGGTGCGGTCGGGGACCACGACGGCTCGCCGGAGGACGTGGCCACCGAGGCGGCGGCCGCGGCGTCCGCCGCGCTGGAGCAGACCCCGCGCCAGCTTCCCGTGCTGGCCTCCGCGGGCGTCGTCGATGCCGGTGGCCGTGGGCTGGTGGCGGTGCTCGACGCGCTCGCCGGGGTGCTCAACGGCACCACGACCGAGCCGTCGCATTCGTGCGAGGCCGTCGCCGGCGCGACGGCCGAAGCCGAGCCGGAGCCGTATGCCTGGGAGGTCATGTACCTGCTCGAGCAGGTCGACGAGCCCGCGCTGCCGGTGCTGCGCCGCGCGCTCAGCGGGCTCGGGGACAGCGTCACGGTGGCCGGGGACGGTGCCGGCGGTCATCTGGTGCACGTGCACTGCGCGGACATCGGCGCGGCCATCGAGGCGGGGCTGGACGCGGGCCGTCCGCGCGGGATCAGGGTGGAGCCGCTGTTCACGCCGCCGCCCGCGGCGGCCGCCGCCGGGGTGGATCGGTCGGTGGCCGCGATGGTGCACGGCGCCCAGCTGGCCGAGCTGCTGCGGGCCGAGGGGGTCGCGGTGCTCGAGGTGCCGGACGGGACGGCGCCGAGCATCGAAGAAATGCTCGGGCTGATCACCGAGGTGCCGGGCGGGCACGTGACCGTGCTGCCCGGTGACGTTGAGCTGACCGCTGCGGCGGACGCTGCCGCCGGGCACGCGATGACCGGGGACCGGGACGTGGTGGTGATTCCGTGCACCTCACCGGTTCAGGTGCTGGCCGCGCTGGCGGTGCACGACGCGGGGCGGCGGGCCAACGACGACGTGGTGGCGATGGCCGAGGCCGCCGCTGCGACCAGGCGCGGGGAGCTGCGGGTGGCGGTGGAGGAGTCGATCACCTGGGTCGGCCGCGTGTACACCGGGGACGCGATCGGGTTCGTGGACGGCGAGGTGGTGGCCATCGAGCCGGCGGAACCGGATCTGGTCGCCGCCGCGATGGACGTGCTGAACCGGATGCTGGCCCTCGGCGGCGAGCTGGTGACCGTGCTGACCGGCGCCGGCGCCCCGGCCGGTATCGAGGACGAGCTGGCGGAACGGCTACACGCCGAGCACCCCGAAATCGAACTGGTGAGCTATCCGAGCGGCCAGAATGGGGTCGTGCTGCTGATCGGGGTGGAGTGA
- a CDS encoding carboxylesterase/lipase family protein: MEPVAEAPDGKLRGLAAGGVLTFRGVRYATARRFAAPEPVPAWPGVLDATEHGQVSPQPPSRLDGVMGPPRDEQVQGEDCLNLTITTPGTTGRRPVLVWLHGGAFSSGAGSLNWYDGRALAAQGDVVVAGVNYRLGALGFLRRPGVSPGNLGLLDQLAALRWIQRNIAAFGGDPECVTVLGQSAGAQSIACLLAAGVADGLLHRAIMQSAPLALKLMDTAATAKTASRFLAALDADPRTAPIERVLAAQRATAVKAAGPAGLRTMPVFAPAAGAPPFGHGTGMDRLAESARKVDVLIGTTADELDAFLEPNPAVAKAKRLIGDRPVAAAKAALTERFFAGPSLRLADELAANGGNVYSYRFGWRPPHGRFGACHCIELPFLFGDEESWLGSPMLGDAPWETVRTLGHTLREAWLSFARHGDPAATGAVTWPAHTPGRPPTPLP, translated from the coding sequence ATGGAGCCCGTAGCGGAAGCGCCGGACGGAAAGTTGCGCGGCCTCGCGGCCGGAGGGGTGCTGACGTTCCGAGGCGTGCGGTACGCCACGGCGCGCCGGTTCGCCGCGCCGGAGCCGGTGCCCGCCTGGCCCGGCGTCCTGGACGCCACCGAGCACGGGCAGGTCAGCCCGCAGCCGCCGTCCAGGCTGGACGGGGTGATGGGACCGCCGCGCGACGAACAGGTCCAGGGCGAGGACTGCCTGAACCTGACCATCACCACCCCGGGCACCACCGGCCGCCGTCCGGTGCTGGTCTGGCTGCACGGCGGGGCGTTCAGCAGCGGCGCCGGCTCGCTGAACTGGTACGACGGGCGAGCGCTCGCGGCACAGGGCGATGTGGTGGTGGCCGGGGTCAACTACCGGCTCGGCGCGCTCGGTTTCCTGCGGCGGCCGGGAGTTTCACCGGGCAATCTCGGCCTGCTGGACCAACTGGCCGCACTGCGCTGGATCCAGCGCAACATCGCGGCCTTCGGCGGCGACCCCGAGTGCGTGACTGTGCTCGGGCAGTCCGCCGGCGCGCAGTCCATCGCCTGTCTGCTGGCCGCCGGGGTCGCCGACGGTCTCCTGCACCGCGCGATCATGCAGAGCGCGCCACTGGCGCTGAAGCTGATGGACACCGCCGCCACCGCGAAGACCGCTTCCCGGTTCCTGGCCGCGCTGGACGCCGATCCGCGCACCGCGCCGATCGAGCGGGTGCTCGCCGCCCAGCGGGCCACCGCGGTCAAGGCGGCCGGTCCGGCCGGACTGCGGACGATGCCGGTGTTCGCCCCGGCCGCGGGCGCGCCACCGTTCGGCCACGGCACCGGCATGGACCGGCTCGCCGAGTCGGCGCGGAAGGTCGACGTGCTGATCGGCACCACCGCGGACGAGCTGGACGCCTTCCTGGAGCCGAACCCGGCCGTCGCCAAGGCGAAGCGGCTGATCGGCGACCGGCCGGTGGCAGCGGCCAAGGCGGCGCTGACCGAACGGTTCTTCGCGGGCCCGTCACTCCGGCTGGCGGACGAGCTCGCCGCGAACGGCGGGAACGTCTACTCCTACCGCTTCGGCTGGCGGCCGCCGCACGGCCGGTTCGGCGCCTGCCACTGCATCGAGCTGCCGTTCCTCTTCGGTGACGAGGAAAGCTGGCTCGGCTCGCCGATGCTCGGTGACGCGCCTTGGGAAACCGTGCGGACGCTGGGCCACACCCTGCGCGAGGCCTGGCTTTCCTTCGCCCGGCACGGCGACCCCGCCGCCACCGGCGCCGTCACCTGGCCCGCCCACACCCCCGGCCGTCCCCCCACGCCGTTGCCCTGA
- a CDS encoding TetR/AcrR family transcriptional regulator has protein sequence MTDEQPGQRRPGGRTERNRLAALRATLDELAAHGYQGLTVEGVAERSGVHKTTLYRRWGSAEGLVAEALALAVEDDWRPADTGSLEGDLRALTRLIAQSFTDPAESALPIASISAAFQSERGAQALQSFYADRHRRGAEIVHRAIERGELPADTDPVEVLRTASAPLFYRLFITREPVDLAVADAAANTAAIAAKAGAFRPRE, from the coding sequence GTGACCGATGAGCAGCCTGGACAGCGCAGACCGGGCGGCCGCACCGAACGCAACCGGCTGGCGGCGCTGCGGGCGACGCTCGACGAGCTGGCCGCGCACGGCTACCAGGGACTCACCGTGGAAGGGGTGGCCGAGCGTTCCGGGGTGCACAAGACCACGCTGTACCGGCGCTGGGGCTCGGCCGAAGGACTGGTCGCCGAGGCGCTCGCGCTGGCCGTCGAAGACGACTGGCGGCCCGCGGACACCGGTTCGCTGGAAGGCGACCTCCGTGCCCTCACCCGGCTGATCGCGCAGTCCTTCACCGACCCCGCCGAGTCGGCGCTGCCGATCGCCTCGATCTCCGCCGCCTTCCAGTCCGAGCGCGGCGCGCAGGCGCTCCAGTCCTTCTACGCCGACCGGCACCGGCGCGGCGCCGAAATCGTGCACCGAGCGATCGAACGCGGCGAGCTGCCCGCGGACACCGACCCGGTCGAGGTGCTGCGCACCGCGTCGGCGCCGTTGTTCTACCGGCTGTTCATCACTAGGGAACCGGTTGACCTCGCCGTCGCCGACGCGGCGGCCAATACCGCTGCCATCGCGGCCAAAGCTGGCGCTTTCCGCCCTCGTGAGTGA
- a CDS encoding erythromycin esterase family protein yields the protein MARIGFAEIHPLDGLEPLAAMIGDARIVAIGENNHHIKEFGEFRGRVLRFLVERLGFRVLGFESGFAEGALVDDWIRGGPGEVERVGRDGFTFTLGESPEMHEMLGWMRAHNEAGGDLRFAGLDLPSSAGSPAPALRAVRAYLSDVDPAAVSLVDRASAATEPYAAVSSAGSPAKYAALPEAGRHAATAALALLVAQLDALAPVYRPRAGAVAHAVARHHALGALRVDGYQREITELMDGTAPAVQGASRDTYMASTVRLLRELHGDARIVLMLHNGHLQRTPMSMTPGSSAPMAGAHLAEEFGADYFALGVTAGAGYTTGLTPDEQARLGFRVHEEELAAPAEGGVEHAMAGHGPSLLDLRAAKEDTGGPVGIRHAGLTSEVDVARAFDALAYFPESHVSALVADGAR from the coding sequence ATGGCCCGGATCGGGTTCGCCGAGATCCATCCGCTGGACGGGCTCGAACCGCTCGCCGCCATGATCGGCGACGCGCGGATCGTGGCGATCGGCGAGAACAACCACCACATCAAGGAGTTCGGCGAGTTCCGCGGCCGGGTGCTGCGCTTCCTGGTCGAGCGGCTGGGCTTCCGGGTGCTGGGCTTCGAGTCCGGTTTCGCCGAGGGCGCGCTGGTCGACGACTGGATCCGCGGCGGACCGGGCGAGGTCGAGCGGGTCGGCCGGGACGGTTTCACCTTCACCCTCGGCGAATCCCCCGAGATGCACGAGATGCTCGGCTGGATGCGCGCGCACAACGAGGCCGGCGGTGATCTCCGGTTCGCCGGGCTGGACCTGCCCAGCTCGGCGGGCTCGCCGGCACCGGCGCTGCGTGCGGTGCGGGCGTACCTGTCCGACGTGGACCCGGCCGCGGTGTCCCTTGTGGACAGGGCGAGCGCCGCGACCGAGCCGTATGCGGCGGTGAGCAGCGCGGGCTCGCCCGCCAAGTACGCGGCACTGCCGGAGGCGGGCCGCCACGCCGCCACCGCGGCGCTCGCCCTGCTGGTCGCCCAGCTGGACGCGCTGGCTCCGGTCTACCGGCCGCGCGCGGGTGCCGTCGCGCATGCCGTCGCCCGGCACCACGCGCTCGGCGCGCTGCGGGTGGACGGCTACCAGCGGGAGATCACCGAGCTGATGGACGGCACCGCGCCCGCCGTGCAGGGCGCGTCCAGGGATACCTACATGGCCTCGACCGTGCGCCTGCTGCGGGAGCTGCACGGGGACGCCAGGATCGTGCTGATGCTCCACAACGGACACTTGCAGCGCACGCCGATGTCGATGACGCCGGGCAGCTCCGCGCCGATGGCGGGCGCGCATCTGGCCGAGGAGTTCGGCGCGGACTACTTCGCACTCGGCGTGACGGCCGGCGCGGGGTACACCACCGGGCTCACGCCGGACGAGCAGGCCAGGCTCGGGTTCCGGGTGCACGAGGAGGAGCTCGCCGCGCCGGCCGAAGGCGGCGTCGAGCACGCCATGGCCGGGCACGGCCCGAGCCTGCTGGACCTGCGCGCTGCGAAGGAGGACACCGGCGGACCGGTCGGTATCCGGCACGCCGGCCTCACGTCCGAAGTGGACGTGGCACGGGCGTTCGACGCGCTCGCCTACTTCCCGGAGTCCCACGTCAGCGCGCTGGTGGCCGACGGCGCTCGGTGA
- a CDS encoding GNAT family N-acetyltransferase has product MEIRVTPFDDADAVKLIAEVQQEYVARYGSQDVTPTDPAEFAPPKGLFLVGYLDSVPVACGGWRAQDGPAPHHHPGDVELKRMYVVSSVRGKGFARGILAELERTAAAAGRTRAMLVTGVEQPEALGLYRSSGYRRIPSFGLYKEDPRSVCFEKDLG; this is encoded by the coding sequence ATGGAGATCCGGGTGACGCCGTTCGACGACGCGGACGCGGTCAAGCTGATCGCCGAGGTGCAGCAGGAGTACGTGGCGCGGTACGGCTCGCAGGACGTGACCCCGACCGATCCCGCGGAGTTCGCGCCGCCGAAGGGCCTGTTCCTGGTCGGCTACCTGGACTCGGTGCCGGTCGCCTGCGGTGGCTGGCGGGCGCAGGACGGGCCCGCTCCGCACCACCACCCCGGGGACGTCGAGCTGAAGCGGATGTACGTGGTGAGTTCGGTGCGGGGCAAGGGTTTCGCCCGCGGCATCCTGGCCGAGCTGGAACGCACCGCGGCCGCGGCCGGGCGGACAAGGGCGATGCTGGTGACCGGTGTCGAGCAGCCGGAGGCGCTGGGCCTCTACCGCAGCTCGGGCTACCGCCGGATCCCCTCCTTCGGTCTGTACAAAGAGGACCCGCGCAGCGTTTGCTTCGAGAAGGACCTGGGATAG
- a CDS encoding uracil-DNA glycosylase has translation MTARPLHEIVESGWAKALEPVADRITAMGEFLRTEIAAGRKYLPAGENVLRAFKQPFDGVRVLIVGQDPYPTPGHAIGLSFAVAPEVRPLPKSLVNIYKEYADDLGHPLPANGDLTPWTEQGVLLLNRALTVRPGQPNSHQGKGWEEVTEQAIKALAARGGPLVAILWGSNARKLKPILGPVPSIESVHPSPLSAHNGFFGSKPFSRSNALLVEQGASPVDWKLP, from the coding sequence GTGACCGCACGACCGCTGCACGAGATCGTCGAATCCGGCTGGGCGAAAGCCCTCGAACCCGTCGCGGATCGCATCACCGCGATGGGGGAGTTCCTGCGCACGGAGATCGCCGCCGGGCGCAAGTACCTGCCGGCGGGGGAGAACGTGCTGCGCGCGTTCAAGCAGCCCTTCGACGGCGTGCGGGTGCTGATCGTCGGCCAGGACCCGTACCCGACCCCGGGGCACGCGATCGGGTTGTCCTTCGCGGTGGCGCCGGAAGTGCGGCCGCTGCCGAAGAGCCTGGTCAACATCTACAAGGAGTACGCCGACGACCTCGGCCACCCGCTGCCGGCCAACGGTGACCTCACGCCGTGGACCGAGCAGGGTGTGCTGCTGCTCAACAGGGCGCTGACGGTCCGGCCGGGGCAGCCGAACTCGCACCAGGGCAAGGGTTGGGAAGAGGTCACCGAACAGGCGATCAAGGCGCTGGCCGCGCGCGGCGGGCCGCTGGTGGCGATCCTCTGGGGCAGCAACGCGCGCAAGCTCAAGCCGATCCTCGGCCCGGTGCCGAGCATCGAGTCGGTGCATCCGAGCCCGCTGTCCGCGCACAACGGCTTCTTCGGTTCCAAGCCTTTCAGTCGCTCCAACGCTTTGCTCGTCGAGCAGGGCGCTTCGCCGGTGGACTGGAAACTCCCCTAA
- a CDS encoding DUF6541 family protein produces the protein MAGVLLLVAVFGFLWLPGMALAAALRRSGWAVLGAAPAVTFGLAGLAGPLFSLLGVPWRPWTYLTFVLAVVAVVLVVRLSRPRAGPPHAEPDSWHPGGFRWIGTAVLVAAAAGAAALVLGMRGLDAVSQIWDMSFHGNAIRYITETGDPDPAALAAIVDPQYPQGFFYPNGFHLLGSLVQSATGRPPPEVLNGMVVAVATLLVPLSTAGLAAGLGARAAVVAASVAVSTTFTNFPYQLWSYGGLYPYTLALCLVGPALALVVRWLKTGDLATLVLAVSAASGVLVVHPSAAFVLAVFLALVLLLRDRGAFPLHWPRFAALAGLSLALLLPTLAGLLRVTPKVAGFQPFWAASSDGWTALGRLFTLGGVVPQPGEATAPPQWVLAVLVFGGLALLLRDRAWRWVAVAMLVFGALYVLSVATDHPVTRMLAAPWWNDSFRLVAVLPMVGAVAAGFALDAVRRRFGGWQPALVLLAGYLGATGGYVATNAERVRGVYQPGPVTGDVLAGMRRLEELVPPGTGVMNDNGDGSTWTYGLVGRPTVVPYFGNFPAGSDRAVLLARFDELATDDAVRELVRKYNIGYAVVAAPMLYGKERVPGLRELDGPAFRLVYANPGFRIYRLS, from the coding sequence ATGGCGGGAGTGCTCCTGCTCGTTGCGGTCTTCGGTTTCCTGTGGTTGCCCGGCATGGCGCTGGCCGCCGCGTTGCGCAGGTCCGGCTGGGCGGTGCTGGGCGCCGCACCGGCGGTCACCTTCGGCCTGGCCGGGCTGGCAGGCCCGCTGTTCAGCCTGCTCGGGGTGCCTTGGCGGCCCTGGACTTATCTGACCTTCGTGCTCGCGGTGGTGGCCGTGGTGCTGGTGGTCCGGCTGTCCAGGCCGCGTGCCGGACCGCCGCACGCCGAGCCGGATTCCTGGCATCCCGGCGGGTTCCGGTGGATCGGCACGGCGGTGCTGGTCGCCGCCGCGGCCGGTGCCGCCGCGCTGGTGCTGGGCATGCGCGGCCTGGACGCGGTGTCCCAGATCTGGGACATGAGCTTCCACGGCAACGCGATCAGGTACATCACCGAGACCGGCGACCCCGACCCCGCCGCGCTGGCTGCGATCGTGGACCCCCAGTATCCGCAAGGGTTCTTCTACCCCAACGGTTTCCACCTGCTCGGCTCGCTGGTCCAGTCCGCCACCGGGCGGCCGCCGCCGGAGGTGCTGAACGGCATGGTGGTGGCGGTGGCGACGCTGCTGGTGCCGTTGAGCACCGCCGGTCTGGCTGCCGGGCTCGGCGCGAGGGCCGCTGTGGTGGCCGCGAGCGTCGCGGTGAGCACCACCTTCACCAACTTTCCCTACCAGCTTTGGAGTTACGGCGGGCTGTACCCGTACACCCTGGCGCTGTGCCTGGTCGGCCCGGCGCTCGCGCTGGTCGTGCGCTGGCTGAAGACCGGCGACCTGGCCACCCTGGTGCTCGCCGTGTCCGCCGCGAGCGGGGTGCTGGTGGTCCATCCCAGCGCGGCCTTCGTGCTGGCCGTGTTCCTCGCACTGGTGCTGCTGCTGCGAGATCGCGGTGCGTTTCCGTTGCACTGGCCGCGGTTCGCCGCGCTGGCCGGGCTGAGTCTGGCGCTGCTGCTGCCGACGCTGGCCGGCCTGCTCCGGGTGACCCCGAAAGTGGCCGGTTTCCAGCCGTTCTGGGCGGCGAGCAGTGACGGTTGGACGGCGCTTGGCCGGTTGTTCACCCTCGGTGGGGTGGTGCCGCAGCCGGGGGAGGCGACCGCGCCGCCGCAGTGGGTGCTGGCGGTGCTGGTGTTCGGCGGGCTGGCGCTGCTGCTGCGGGACAGGGCCTGGCGCTGGGTGGCCGTCGCGATGCTGGTCTTCGGTGCGCTGTACGTGCTGTCGGTGGCCACCGACCATCCGGTGACCAGGATGCTGGCCGCGCCGTGGTGGAACGACAGCTTCCGGCTGGTCGCCGTGCTGCCGATGGTCGGCGCGGTCGCGGCGGGCTTCGCGCTGGACGCGGTCCGCCGCCGGTTCGGCGGCTGGCAGCCGGCGCTGGTGCTGCTGGCCGGGTACCTCGGGGCGACCGGCGGGTATGTGGCCACGAACGCCGAGCGGGTCCGCGGCGTCTACCAGCCCGGCCCGGTCACCGGGGACGTGCTCGCCGGGATGCGCCGGCTCGAGGAGCTGGTGCCGCCGGGCACCGGGGTGATGAACGACAACGGCGACGGCAGCACCTGGACCTACGGGCTGGTCGGGCGGCCGACCGTGGTGCCGTACTTCGGCAACTTTCCGGCGGGCTCGGACCGGGCGGTCCTGCTCGCGCGGTTCGACGAGCTCGCCACCGACGACGCCGTCCGGGAGCTGGTGCGCAAGTACAACATCGGATACGCGGTCGTCGCGGCGCCGATGCTCTACGGCAAGGAGCGGGTGCCGGGGCTGCGGGAACTGGACGGCCCGGCGTTCCGGCTGGTCTATGCGAACCCCGGTTTCCGGATCTACCGGCTGAGCTGA
- a CDS encoding gamma carbonic anhydrase family protein: MAIYALGELEPSIHPDAYVHPDATVIGNVRIAAHASVWPQAVLRGDHGLIELGERSNVQDGCVLHCTREHPTVLGPSSAIGHSVHVEGAVVGTGCLIASGAVVLNGSVIEDGGVVGAGAVLSYRSRVPSGQIALGVPARNRPNSSFGPEMVKAVVESYVRRAAWFRAELRRLD; the protein is encoded by the coding sequence ATGGCGATCTACGCACTGGGCGAGCTGGAGCCCAGCATTCACCCGGACGCCTACGTGCATCCGGACGCGACCGTGATCGGGAACGTGCGGATCGCCGCGCACGCGTCGGTGTGGCCGCAGGCCGTGCTGCGCGGGGACCACGGGTTGATCGAGCTCGGCGAGCGGTCCAACGTGCAGGACGGCTGCGTGCTGCACTGCACCCGCGAGCACCCCACGGTGCTCGGGCCGTCTTCGGCGATCGGGCACTCGGTGCACGTGGAGGGCGCGGTGGTCGGCACCGGCTGCCTGATCGCGTCCGGCGCGGTGGTGCTCAACGGCAGCGTGATCGAGGACGGTGGCGTGGTCGGTGCCGGCGCGGTGCTGTCCTACCGTTCGCGGGTGCCGTCGGGGCAGATCGCGCTGGGCGTACCGGCCAGGAACAGGCCGAACTCCTCCTTCGGGCCGGAGATGGTCAAGGCCGTGGTGGAGAGCTACGTGCGCCGGGCGGCCTGGTTCCGGGCCGAGCTGCGCCGGCTGGACTGA